The BD1-7 clade bacterium DNA segment GCTTCTAAAAGCCGTGATGAATATACCTTGGATGCACAGAAGAAAAAGCCGAAGTTACCCGTTCACGCCATGGCAATAGGCAAACATCCGATGGTACGTTTCGTTGGCGATATCGATTATGAGTTGAATGACTCCTGCCTGGATCATTGGATCAAAAAGTTAGTTCATTGGATGTCTGAAGGTAAAGAGCCGTATGTATTTATGCATATGGCAGATAATACGAATGCACCTGCGTTGGCTAGGCACTTTCATCAGAAAATCAGTGAGGTGGCGCCGGAAGTTGGAGATTTGCCGATATTTCCGTCGACACAGCCAGTAGGGTCAGATGAACAGATGGATTTGTTTTAGTCGGTAACGATCTGGCTTATTGATGTTGATCAAGCCGTTAGGTAGCTCAGCATGGGGCTGTAGCTTTCAGGTTGTGTTTGTTTGTATTGATACGTTACGAATAATGGCTCATTCAAATAAAAACAGCCGCAATAGCGGCTGTTTTTGTCTCAGAGGTGATGGTTGGTTGTTGTTAGATAACGCACGTTAATTCACCAAGACGCTCAGTTAGCTTTTTGTTCTCTGCATAGTCGATAGGCACAACAACCAAACTTGGGCCATCTGCGTCAAACGCAGCTTGCAGAGAGCGTTTAACATCATCGCTGTTTTCAACAATGAACGAGTTCCAGCCGAAGCTTTCGGCCAGTAAGCGCCAGTCTGGGTTGCCAAAATCCAGTTGAGTATGTTTGCCAAAGTGCGCCCATTGCTTCCACGCAATGAGGCCGTATTCGTGGTCTTCCCAAACCATCGCAACGATGTTGCTGTTATAGCGCTTCGCGGTTTCCATTTCCTGAACATTCATCATGAAGCCTGCATCACCGCAAATAGCGAGGATTTTGCGATCCGGATAGACAAAATCCGCTCCGATGGCGCCTGGCAATGCAAAACCCATTGAGCAAAAACCGTTAGATATTAGGCATGTGTTCGGCTCATGGCATTGATAGTGACGTGCGATCCACATCTTATGAGCGCCAACGTCAGATAGCAAAATATCTTCGCGCCCCATAACTTCACGAACATCGTGCAACACCTTTTGCGGTTTGACTTTACCTTCAGCTGTGTCGTTGGCGTATGCGATCAGCTCTTGGTACATATTTTCGCGAGTATTTGCCTGTTGCGAGAGGTCAAAACCGTAATCGTCTTGGTCACTAAAGTGCGTGTTTAATTCCACGAGTGTTTTAGCAATATCGCCAATGAGCTCAAGCTCAGGATGGTAATGCTTGTCGATTTCAGATGGCGTGAAATCAAGGTGAAGGATGCGTTTATCGCCATCGGGATTCCAAAGGTTAGGGTGGTATTCGACCATGTCGAAACCAATACTAATGATAAGGTCAGACGCATCTATAGCGCACGTTACAATATCTTTGGCACCAAGCCCGATGGTAAACAGTGAGTAGGGTTTCTCGAAGTCGACGCAGCCTTTAGCCATAAAGGTGTTTAATACACCAATGCCAGTTTTTTCACAAAACTGCGTTAACTGCTCGCTTGAGCGTTTTCTTACACACCCGTTACCAGCAAGAATCAATGGGCGTTTGGCGGATTTAATTAGATCTGCAGCTTCTTTGACTAATTCCGGATCGGCGACACTTCGACGATATCGGATCGGTGTCATCGGCTGTTCCTGGGTATCATGTTCGGCAATATCTTCTGGCAGCTCGATCATAACCGCGCCGGGTTTTTCGGTGCGGGCAATACGAACAGATTTACGAACGATTTCAGGAATTGTATCGGCGTTGAGAATTTGGGCAGACCATTTCGTGACGGGTTCAA contains these protein-coding regions:
- the alsS gene encoding Acetolactate synthase, translating into MKASDLLVKCLEEEKIEYIFGVPGEENADFMMSLEQSESIQFILTRHEQGAAFMAEAYGRLTGHTAGCLGTLGPGATNLITGVADSNMDRAPMLVLTGQGSTNRLHKESHQIMNVVKMFEPVTKWSAQILNADTIPEIVRKSVRIARTEKPGAVMIELPEDIAEHDTQEQPMTPIRYRRSVADPELVKEAADLIKSAKRPLILAGNGCVRKRSSEQLTQFCEKTGIGVLNTFMAKGCVDFEKPYSLFTIGLGAKDIVTCAIDASDLIISIGFDMVEYHPNLWNPDGDKRILHLDFTPSEIDKHYHPELELIGDIAKTLVELNTHFSDQDDYGFDLSQQANTRENMYQELIAYANDTAEGKVKPQKVLHDVREVMGREDILLSDVGAHKMWIARHYQCHEPNTCLISNGFCSMGFALPGAIGADFVYPDRKILAICGDAGFMMNVQEMETAKRYNSNIVAMVWEDHEYGLIAWKQWAHFGKHTQLDFGNPDWRLLAESFGWNSFIVENSDDVKRSLQAAFDADGPSLVVVPIDYAENKKLTERLGELTCVI